One genomic region from Vitreimonas flagellata encodes:
- a CDS encoding YgaP family membrane protein codes for MTIDRAVFAFAGLVVLVGLALATWVHPYWSLLSAFAGLNMFQAAFTGFCPAAIVFKRLGFKPGILFK; via the coding sequence ATGACTATCGACCGCGCCGTGTTCGCCTTTGCCGGCCTTGTCGTTCTCGTCGGCCTTGCGCTGGCGACTTGGGTGCACCCCTATTGGTCGCTTCTGTCAGCGTTTGCGGGCCTCAACATGTTTCAGGCCGCGTTCACCGGATTCTGTCCAGCCGCGATCGTGTTCAAGCGCCTGGGCTTCAAGCCCGGCATCCTCTTTAAATAG
- a CDS encoding ArsR/SmtB family transcription factor, giving the protein MATAAKSKKAIRDLESRAGEAADLLKLLANDQRLIILCRLSDVEMSVSELGEHVSLAQSALSQHLAKLRAHGLVATRRDGQSIYYRLANPTAQKLVGALCELYGGK; this is encoded by the coding sequence ATGGCGACGGCTGCGAAGAGCAAAAAGGCGATCCGGGACCTTGAGAGCCGGGCAGGTGAGGCGGCCGATCTCTTGAAGCTGCTGGCTAACGATCAGCGCCTGATCATCTTATGCAGATTGAGTGATGTCGAAATGTCTGTGTCGGAGCTCGGCGAGCATGTGAGCTTGGCGCAATCGGCCCTATCGCAGCACCTGGCCAAATTGCGTGCACATGGATTGGTGGCCACGCGTCGCGACGGGCAGAGCATCTATTATCGTCTGGCCAATCCCACCGCCCAGAAGCTGGTGGGCGCGCTCTGCGAACTCTACGGCGGCAAATAG
- the trxC gene encoding thioredoxin TrxC gives MTLLTACPSCSTGNRVGDGEPQAAKCGRCGAKLFTGAPINVDDAALAAHLKVSSMPVLVDIWAPWCGPCRMMAPTFAAAASKFEPRVRFLKLNADQNETPAKLGVRGIPTLILFHEGREIDRQAGLMSADQLNAWLNRAHARSLAENQS, from the coding sequence GTCGGCGACGGCGAACCCCAAGCGGCCAAGTGCGGGCGCTGCGGCGCCAAACTATTCACTGGGGCGCCGATCAACGTCGACGACGCGGCGCTTGCCGCTCATTTGAAGGTGAGTTCCATGCCGGTGCTCGTCGATATTTGGGCGCCTTGGTGCGGCCCATGCCGGATGATGGCGCCGACCTTCGCGGCGGCGGCCAGTAAGTTTGAGCCACGGGTTCGCTTTCTGAAACTCAACGCCGATCAGAACGAGACGCCGGCGAAGCTCGGCGTACGCGGCATTCCTACCCTTATTCTGTTTCATGAAGGTCGTGAAATCGATCGCCAAGCCGGCCTGATGAGCGCCGATCAACTGAATGCGTGGCTTAACCGAGCACACGCCAGATCTTTAGCGGAGAACCAATCATGA